TATAGTAGCAAAAGGAATTGAAGTTAATCTTTCGGGTAACCCGAAAGATAGAACACCCGAAATCGAAAAAATTATAGATAATAAATTAAAAAAAATGTACATGTTAGCGATGAATTATCATGGTACTAGAGATAGTGGGAATATTATCATCATTTTTTTTACATTAGGTGATAAGTATGTATAATTTCTAATAGAGAAAGTAGCTATGGAAGATATGATATAGCTTTAAATTAAAATAATTAATAAAAAAAACAAGTTATTGAAAAAAAGAAAGATATAAGCTATACTTTAATAAAAATAGGAAGTTAACTAATAAAGGAGAAATAACTATGACAAAGCAAGAATTTATAGAATTATACCAAGAGAAAATGGAAGTAACAACAAAGAAAGATGCTGAGAGATTGGTAAATGGATTCTTTTCAACTTTAGAAGAGGTTTTAGTAAAAGGTGATAATTTATCGGTATTAGGATTTGGAAAATTTGAAACTACAACTCAATCAGCAAGAATTTGTAGAAATCCTAAGACTGGAGAAGAAATAAAAGTTCCAGAGAAAAGAGTAGTTAAATTTAGAGTAGGAAAAAGACTAGCAGAAAAAGTGGCAAAATAATGTAATTAAGAGAAGCAAGCATGGGATTGCTTCTTTTTTATTTTATAAATTTACATGGTTTAAATATTAAAATTATAAACAATATAATAATGAGAAGCTATAATTTAAAAGAAAAGGAGACATATATGAAAAATATCTTAATTATATCTAGTAGTCCAAGAAAAACAGGGAATTCACAAATGTTATGCGAACAGTTTAAAGCAGGTGCAGAATTCACAGGACATAAACTTAATTTGATTCAACTTGTAGAGAAAAAAATTGGATTTTGTCGTGCTTGTGATGTATGTATGCAAAATGGTGGAATCTGTATTTTGAAAGATGATATGTATGAAATTCTTGAGCAGTTTAAAAAGGCGGATGTATTAGTGCTAGCTACTCCAGTTTATTTTTATGGAGTAAGCGCACAGATGAAAACATTTATTGATAGAACTTATCCGATTTGGCAGAACTTAGGATATAAAGAGGTATATTATATTATTTCTGCAGGATTAGGAGAAGATATAATTAATCGTTCACTTGGTGATCTTGACGGGTTTGTAGAACATTTTCAGCGTTATGAGATTAGAGGAAGAATTTATGCGACTAATGTTATGGAGGCTGGAATAGTTCGTTCTTTGCCTGTTTTACAAGAAGCATATCAAATGGGGAAAAGTGTTTAGTATCTGACTCATGTCAAATATATAAATCACACTCAATGAGTAGTTAATATACACCTTCAAAAATTTGATTAATTGCATTCGCTTGAGTTTCATTAAGATATACCTTATATTTAAAAGCTAAGTAGTTATATATCTTCATAGTAAACAAATTTACAGTAAATTTTGTAAAGCTTACCACTTTAGTGGTAGGATGTCAAATAAGGTTTCACTAGTTTTTAAAGGTAGAGTTATGAAAAATAATAGAGTAATAGTATAAAAGAAAAAGGAGTTCACTTAAAAAATGACTTTTTCAGTGAACTCTTTTTTTGTTTCATTTAGAGAGATTAAAACGATAACTTATAAAAAGTAGGATTATTGATAGGTGATTGAATAAATCCTTTAACTTCTTCTCTAATACCAGCACTTGCAGGCATAAAGTAGATTGGTAGAATAGGAACTTCTTCATTCATGATATTTTGAGCTTGAGCATAAAGTTCAGATCTTTTTGTAGAATCTAATTCAACTTTTCCTTTATCTAAAAGAGCATCAAAAGTAGGATTATCAAAGAAACTTCTATTTCCAGAAGAACCTTTCATGTTACTATGAAGAACAGAACCAATACCATAGTCAGCATCTCCAGATGAGTTAGACCACCCAAGCATGAAAAGATCACTTTTTCCTGTTCCAGTTGCACTTAGAAATGCAGCCCACTCTAAGATTTCAATTTTAACATTGATTCCAATCTCTTTTAACTGAGCTTGTATAATTTCAGACATCTGTTTTCTAAGTTCATTATTACTTGTAACTAAAGTTAGACTTAAATCTTTGTAACCAGAGTCTTCTAAAAGTTTTTTAGCTTCTTCAGGATTATATTCAAATGGAGTAGTTTCTTTAGAATATCCCACTACTCCAGGACCTAAGATACTATTAGCTTTTTCAACAGCACCATTTAAAACAGATTCGATAATAATATCTCTATTAATTCCCATTGCAATTGCTTTTCTAACATTTTTATCTTGAAGAGCACCTTTCTCTGTATTAATCCCCAAGTATCCAACTCCAAGAGAACTAATCTCCTCAACTCTAATACCTTTTCTATCTCCAAGAATTTTTCTACCAATAGAATCAATATCAC
The nucleotide sequence above comes from Cetobacterium somerae ATCC BAA-474. Encoded proteins:
- a CDS encoding HU family DNA-binding protein; translation: MTKQEFIELYQEKMEVTTKKDAERLVNGFFSTLEEVLVKGDNLSVLGFGKFETTTQSARICRNPKTGEEIKVPEKRVVKFRVGKRLAEKVAK
- a CDS encoding flavodoxin family protein, which produces MGLLLFYFINLHGLNIKIINNIIMRSYNLKEKETYMKNILIISSSPRKTGNSQMLCEQFKAGAEFTGHKLNLIQLVEKKIGFCRACDVCMQNGGICILKDDMYEILEQFKKADVLVLATPVYFYGVSAQMKTFIDRTYPIWQNLGYKEVYYIISAGLGEDIINRSLGDLDGFVEHFQRYEIRGRIYATNVMEAGIVRSLPVLQEAYQMGKSV
- a CDS encoding ABC transporter substrate-binding protein yields the protein GSYMTLKRNDDYFRGKPAIEIVEVRGIPEENSRVIAIETGEHHITGDIDSIGRKILGDRKGIRVEEISSLGVGYLGINTEKGALQDKNVRKAIAMGINRDIIIESVLNGAVEKANSILGPGVVGYSKETTPFEYNPEEAKKLLEDSGYKDLSLTLVTSNNELRKQMSEIIQAQLKEIGINVKIEILEWAAFLSATGTGKSDLFMLGWSNSSGDADYGIGSVLHSNMKGSSGNRSFFDNPTFDALLDKGKVELDSTKRSELYAQAQNIMNEEVPILPIYFMPASAGIREEVKGFIQSPINNPTFYKLSF